From the genome of Papaver somniferum cultivar HN1 chromosome 2, ASM357369v1, whole genome shotgun sequence, one region includes:
- the LOC113349103 gene encoding protein trichome birefringence-like 19: MKEFHFSKLASFSGTIKILQIHTPKFVLLIASTLILVTVVFHHHHNHLTTPLSTLKYGNPNCNIFEGEWIWNPNATYYTNTTCNHIHDHQNCMKFGRTDTDFLKWRWKPNDCELPIFDPFEFLELVRGKALAFVGDSVGRNHMQSLLCLLSKVERPTDVSYREEQEFQRWYYPSYNFTVAVFWTPYLVRTTHAEVNGTTITGLINLYLDEYDLEWTTQIDEFDYIIISAGQWFFRPTMFYENNKLVGCFKCLKDDVKSLELSYGYGKAFQTAFKAINSSPNFKGTTYLRTFSPAHFENGIWNEGANCVRKKPLKSSEITLDYGALWLYNAQVEEFKVAEEEGKRNGKQFRLLNTTHAMFMRPDGHPSSYGHWPQENVTSYNDCVHWCLPGPIDSWSDFLLEMLRRDD; this comes from the exons ATGAAAGAGTTTCACTTCTCTAAACTTGCTTCCTTCAGTGGAACCATCAAAATTCTCCAGATTCATACACCAAAATTCGTTCTTTTAATAGCATCAACCTTAATTCTTGTCACAGTAGtttttcatcatcatcacaatcatctCACTACTCCTTTGTCGACTTTGAAGTATGGGAATCCGAATTGCAACATTTTTGAAGGAGAATGGATTTGGAATCCAAATGCCACATACTACACGAATACAACATGTAATCACATACATGATCATCAAAACTGTATGAAGTTTGGCCGGACAGATACTGATTTTTTGAAGTGGAGGTGGAAGCCAAATGACTGTGAACTACCTATCTTCGATCCATTTGAGTTTTTGGAGCTTGTTCGTGGAAAAGCTTTGGCGTTTGTTGGGGATTCTGTTGGAAGAAATCATATGCAGTCTTTGCTGTGTCTCCTCTCAAAG GTGGAGAGACCAACTGACGTTTCATACAGAGAAGAGCAAGAATTCCAACGATGGTACTACCCCAGCTACAATTTTACTGTTGCCGTTTTCTGGACACCATATTTAGTAAGAACTACACACGCAGAGGTCAACGGAACAACTATTACCGGCCTCATCAATTTATACCTGGATGAATACGACTTAGAATGGACAACCCAGATCGATGAATTTGATTACATAATCATCTCTGCTGGACAATGGTTTTTCCGTCCCACAATGTTTTACGAAAACAATAAACTCGTGGGTTGCTTTAAGTGTTTGAAGGACGATGTCAAAAGTCTTGAATTGTCTTATGGTTATGGGAAGGCATTTCAAACAGCGTTCAAAGCAATAAACAGTTCACCGAATTTTAAAGGTACAACATACTTGAGAACATTTTCACCGGCGCATTTTGAGAATGGAATATGGAATGAAGGAGCGAATTGTGTAAGGAAGAAGCCGTTAAAGAGTAGTGAAATTACGTTGGACTATGGAGCTTTATGGTTGTACAATGCTCAAGTGGAGGAATTTAAGGTTGCTGAAGAAGAGGGAAAGAGGAATGGAAAGCAATTTAGGCTACTTAATACAACACATGCAATGTTTATGAGACCGGATGGTCATCCAAGTAGTTATGGGCATTGGCCACAAGAGAATGTAACGTCGTataatgattgtgttcattggtGTTTGCCTGGTCCTATTGATTCATGGAGTGATTTCTTACTGGAGATGTTGAGAAGGGATGACTGA